In Candida albicans SC5314 chromosome 4, complete sequence, the genomic window atCATCATTAGGATCACTAGCTTTATAAATTGCTGgatcatcgtcatcatcgtcttcgccttcttcttcttcatctttccCTGCCATACATAATTCATATCCACCAAATTCTCCTGATTCCCAATTCTTAGGATTAGTGGCAGTTGGAGTTAAATTCAACGTGGCTTCAAGTAAcacattttcttcttcgtcatTACGTGCCAATTCTTTCCCCGTAGTAGTTGCCAATATAAAATCTTGACCTGGTCTAAATCGACGGATCAAAATTTGATCAGAAGTAGTGATTAAACTAGTGACTAATTTCAACCATTTTTTAAATGCCATggattttaaaaatgaacCAAGTTTAGTTAATTTTTGATCAACTTCATTAGTTTCAGTTTCTgccaataatttaaaattagGTAATTCTTGTGGTCCTATTCTATTAGCAAGATTAATCCCCGCTTCAGTTAATTCAATAGGTGATTTACCatcaatatataaaaatctTTGTTTATGTGGAGGAACAGCTACTTTCCATGGATGTTTAACTTCAGATGCTAATTGTGGAGCAGGAGTATTGATTTCATAGTCACGCATAATAGTTCTAAGATTATCGGcatattcttttttcaaaatttcattgatttcaataactgattcttcaacaaatgttttattcaattgttcaagaGTTTCTGGTTTCAAATAAACTGGATTGATAAATTCAGATAAATATTCCCAATCCTTATCAtctaatttattatcaattgttttccCCAATATATCTATTTGTTgttcatcaaaatcatttctAATAGGTTTaggaaaatcaaattcttgtaattctttactttgtaattgttgtaatgTTGATCTTGCCTcagtttcttcttgttcacCAGGGATATATCCATCTTCACCTGGTTGTGGAATATGAAACCATCCTTGGATTGACAATCTATGTTTATCTACTCTTACTTCTTCAACATCATGAAATGATAATCCTGGTTGCACGGTGAAAAATgcaatttgattaaattgtGGGACTAATTTGGCACTAAAATCAGTTTTCGGGACATTGGGGACAATAGCTGGGAATAATCTTAATGCACCACCataattttctttccaaGTTTTATCTGGTTCAggtaaatataatataaaactAACTCTTCTACTACCAATGACATCATCATGAGTCAATAAATGACATCCTTTTCTATAAGTATTGATTGACATGTCTGTTTTAATCCCACTTAATTTCCCACATCCAGTTACTTTACTAATAACATCTCTAAATTCTTGAGAATAAATCCCAGCACgtaatttatataaactAGGGAGTCTCAGTAAATCATCCCAATCTAATCCCAGTAAATTGGCCAAATCACCCAGTTGGAAAACTTTATAAATATCAGTTTCCTTTTTCGTGAAGGCAATTTCTGACAATACTTCTTTTCTAACTTGTCTTAATAATGTATCATCCATTAATCCTTTTATAGTTCCCCATCTATATGGTTGTGATTCAGTAATGgttgttttcaaatcatcttgaaattttgtGTCCCagatttgttgattgaaaaatgaatgaatgtCTTCCTTGTTGAAAGTAgtgtttaattttttcagttCAACTGATGATTCTGTATCGTTATTACTTCTTTTACTAGGTGTCATGGCAAGGTATTTTAAAGTGGTTGTTAATGTTGGTAAAACTCAGAGAAATGAAGAATTCTCGATGTATAAATATTATCGTGGATGAATTATCAGACCATTCTTTgctttcctttttttttttcaaaatctcaTCGCACCAATACACAAAGAATATAACTTACAATGTATTTATAATTACAATCATAAGGTGATGCAAGCCTATTCATCTTTCTAGTCATGTGACAAGTCCAGCCtaatatgaaattgaattttaaGATCTGACCGTAGGTGTTGTTgagtttgaaattaatattCCCTGTTCATTTCTAGAGATAGTTGACACAAATAGCTATGAGCTTTTATCAAAGAGATAgaataattcaaataattccCACATAAACATTTGTTTTACAAATGAATTTGTC contains:
- the OFD1 gene encoding oxidative DNA demethylase (Putative prolyl hydroxylase family member; regulates Ume6p stability in response to oxygen; inhibited by hypoxia; repressed by prostaglandins; Spider biofilm induced) translates to MTPSKRSNNDTESSVESKKLNTTFNKEDIHSFFNQQIWDTKFQDDLKTTITESQPYRWGTIKGLMDDTLLRQVRKEVLSEIAFTKKETDIYKVFQSGDLANLSGLDWDDLSRLPSLYKLRAGIYSQEFRDVISKVTGCGKLSGIKTDMSINTYRKGCHLLTHDDVIGSRRVSFILYLPEPDKTWKENYGGALRLFPAIVPNVPKTDFSAKLVPQFNQIAFFTVQPGLSFHDVEEVRVDKHRLSIQGWFHIPQPGEDGYIPGEQEETEARSTLQQLQSKELQEFDFPKPIRNDFDEQQIDILGKTIDNKLDDKDWEYLSEFINPVYLKPETLEQLNKTFVEESVIEINEILKKEYADNLRTIMRDYEINTPAPQLASEVKHPWKVAVPPHKQRFLYIDGKSPIELTEAGINLANRIGPQELPNFKLLAETETNEVDQKLTKLGSFLKSMAFKKWLKLVTSLITTSDQILIRRFRPGQDFILATTTGKELARNDEEENVLLEATLNLTPTATNPKNWESGEFGGYELCMAGKDEEEEGEDDDDDDPAIYKASDPNDDSLLFTNQCKWNSLTLMVRDPSVLKFIKYVSINAKGSRWDISCQWNVKTDDDEEDDEEEGNEN